In a single window of the Verrucomicrobiia bacterium genome:
- the pyk gene encoding pyruvate kinase gives MQASTQRKTKIVATLGPATDSAEMIGKLIDAGVNVCRLNMSHAPHDWVRRVVRDIRAAALSRNRHVGILMDTQGPAIRTGELSVPLNLQPGQKFTLTVRGERSEEVHSVDVNYENFVNDISVGDVVLLDNGAIEMKVLAKSGNKVECEVLTQGTLGSRRHINLPGVKVSLPALTAKDIRDVLLGVELQVDLIALSFVREARDLLQLKELFESGKPRPLVIAKIEDQQAVTNFEEIVREADGIMVARGDLGIEIPYEELPIVQRRIVKTCLRYGKPVIVATHMLESMIESPMPTRAEVTDVANAVYEQADAIMLSGETTVGQHPLRCIEVFDRIATRIERSGGANFYEQSELVSPRQKLVKSAVVLANELKAEAVLVITRSGNMARYSAWLRPRHSRIYALCPNEKVAAGLTLSWGVTPFVVPFDLINPENTIEAALPLLVEQGGLHRGTTVVVIGSIVVGEQIVDAVQMRVV, from the coding sequence ATGCAAGCCAGTACGCAGCGCAAAACAAAGATCGTGGCGACTCTCGGTCCCGCCACGGATTCCGCAGAGATGATCGGAAAACTGATCGATGCCGGAGTCAATGTGTGCCGACTCAACATGTCGCACGCCCCCCATGATTGGGTTCGCCGCGTCGTTCGCGATATCCGCGCGGCAGCACTCTCTCGCAATCGGCATGTTGGAATTCTGATGGATACGCAGGGACCGGCGATTCGCACCGGTGAACTCAGCGTCCCGCTGAATCTCCAGCCTGGCCAGAAATTTACCCTGACAGTCCGCGGCGAACGCAGCGAGGAGGTTCACTCCGTGGATGTCAATTACGAGAACTTCGTCAACGACATCTCTGTGGGCGACGTGGTGCTGCTCGACAACGGAGCGATCGAAATGAAAGTGCTGGCGAAATCCGGCAACAAGGTCGAATGCGAAGTTCTAACGCAGGGCACCCTGGGGAGCCGCCGGCATATCAATCTTCCCGGCGTGAAGGTCAGCCTCCCGGCGTTGACGGCGAAGGATATACGCGACGTGTTGTTGGGCGTGGAACTGCAGGTGGACCTGATTGCCCTCTCGTTTGTTCGCGAAGCCCGCGATCTTCTGCAGCTGAAGGAGTTGTTTGAATCCGGCAAGCCGCGGCCGCTGGTGATCGCGAAAATCGAGGACCAGCAGGCGGTCACGAACTTTGAGGAAATCGTTCGTGAAGCCGATGGCATCATGGTGGCGCGCGGCGATCTCGGAATTGAAATTCCCTACGAGGAACTGCCGATCGTCCAGCGGCGCATCGTGAAAACATGCCTTCGATACGGGAAGCCCGTGATCGTCGCAACACACATGCTGGAAAGCATGATTGAGTCGCCGATGCCAACTCGCGCGGAAGTCACAGATGTTGCGAACGCAGTCTATGAGCAGGCGGATGCGATCATGCTGAGCGGCGAAACCACCGTGGGCCAGCATCCGCTGAGATGCATCGAGGTTTTTGATCGGATTGCAACGCGCATTGAACGCAGCGGCGGAGCGAATTTTTACGAACAATCGGAATTAGTCAGCCCGCGGCAGAAGCTGGTGAAGAGCGCGGTCGTGCTGGCAAACGAACTGAAGGCGGAGGCTGTTCTCGTGATCACACGCAGCGGCAACATGGCTCGTTATTCGGCGTGGCTTCGCCCCCGCCATTCCCGTATTTACGCCCTGTGCCCAAATGAAAAGGTTGCAGCGGGGCTGACCCTGAGCTGGGGCGTGACCCCGTTCGTCGTGCCATTCGATCTGATCAATCCCGAGAACACAATCGAAGCGGCCTTGCCTCTCCTCGTCGAGCAGGGCGGCTTGCATCGCGGCACCACCGTGGTGGTCATCGGATCCATCGTCGTGGGAGAGCAGATCGTGGACGCAGTCCAAATGCGGGTGGTGTGA
- a CDS encoding response regulator — protein sequence MNPPRSETEPRLLIIDDNPAIHDDFRKILGARSSTHSRLDNIEAELFGESSSPMERAGFRIDSAYQGQEGLAMVQKAMQDGDPYVMAFVDVRMPPGWDGVETLERIWQCSPELQAVICTAYSDYSWDDMTKRLGQTDNLLILKKPFETVEVLQLAHALTQKWNLARQAKLRLEDLDRMVRQRTEELRISEERFSKAFHSSPNPGAILSLTDRHFLDFNQTFIDLSGYPAERLSTETDQELCIWVKGSDANAGSFLPEGRLRSLPCQLRRTDGTLRQIVLSSEPISVGPTPCLLLVVEDITDHLKLESQLRQAQKMEVIGRMAAGIAHEFNNVLTVIQGNTGLLQTVHSDKLDRNALLNQIMQASQRAATFTKQLLAFSRKQVLQTRLLDLSNVVQNTRKMLTQLLGEKYTVQVHSSAPLPPVMADDGSLQQVLINLALNARDAMPKGGSIEIHTEVCVIDESTVQANPEARAGRFVRLTVADHGCGMEPQVLARIFDPFFTTKEVGKGTGLGLSTIHGIIKQHEGWVDVTSEMGHGSQFQIHLPACEGTATQRALQVEQRLPDPGKGETVLVVEDEVAVRELACSALQKRGYQVLKASNGPEAVTVWERSKNPVHLLLTDMIMPCGMTGGELAKALQGRNDSLKVLFTSGYSPEILRKDAMFVQGINFLPKPYDFPTLLKAVRICLDGGKFCLPPTTPESVAVK from the coding sequence ATGAATCCGCCGCGATCTGAAACCGAGCCGCGTCTCCTGATCATCGACGACAATCCGGCGATCCACGACGATTTCCGCAAGATCCTTGGCGCGCGGTCCAGCACGCACTCGCGGCTCGATAACATCGAAGCCGAATTGTTTGGTGAATCGAGTTCTCCCATGGAGCGGGCTGGCTTTCGCATTGATTCCGCGTACCAGGGACAGGAAGGGCTGGCAATGGTTCAGAAGGCGATGCAGGACGGTGATCCGTATGTGATGGCGTTTGTGGATGTGCGGATGCCTCCCGGGTGGGATGGCGTGGAAACCCTCGAACGCATCTGGCAATGTTCGCCGGAACTGCAGGCTGTCATCTGCACGGCGTATTCTGATTATTCCTGGGATGACATGACGAAGCGTCTGGGACAGACGGACAACCTGCTGATCCTAAAGAAGCCTTTTGAAACCGTCGAAGTGCTGCAGCTCGCGCACGCGCTCACACAAAAGTGGAATCTCGCACGCCAGGCAAAACTGCGGCTCGAGGATCTGGATCGCATGGTGCGCCAGCGGACCGAAGAGTTGCGGATCAGTGAGGAACGATTTTCAAAGGCGTTCCACAGCAGCCCGAATCCGGGGGCGATCCTGAGCCTCACCGATCGCCATTTCCTCGACTTCAACCAGACGTTCATTGATCTCAGCGGTTATCCCGCAGAACGGCTCTCGACCGAAACAGACCAGGAGCTTTGCATCTGGGTCAAGGGTTCGGACGCAAACGCAGGATCGTTTCTGCCTGAAGGCCGATTGCGCAGTCTTCCGTGCCAGCTGCGGCGGACCGACGGCACTCTCCGCCAGATTGTCCTTTCGTCGGAACCGATTTCCGTTGGTCCAACACCCTGCCTCCTGCTTGTGGTTGAAGACATCACCGATCACCTGAAGCTGGAATCCCAACTGCGGCAGGCGCAGAAGATGGAAGTAATTGGGCGCATGGCGGCGGGGATTGCCCACGAGTTCAACAATGTCCTGACGGTGATCCAGGGGAACACCGGGCTTCTGCAAACCGTTCATTCAGACAAGCTGGACCGGAATGCATTATTGAACCAGATCATGCAAGCGAGCCAGCGCGCGGCGACATTCACGAAGCAATTGCTCGCCTTCAGCAGAAAGCAGGTCCTGCAAACACGGCTGCTTGATCTTTCAAATGTCGTGCAGAACACGCGCAAGATGCTCACCCAGTTGCTCGGTGAGAAGTACACGGTGCAGGTGCATTCGAGTGCGCCGCTGCCTCCGGTCATGGCTGACGACGGCAGTCTGCAACAGGTGCTCATCAACCTCGCGTTGAACGCGCGGGACGCGATGCCCAAGGGGGGAAGCATCGAGATTCACACAGAGGTCTGTGTCATCGACGAATCCACGGTTCAAGCAAATCCAGAAGCGCGCGCCGGCCGGTTCGTCCGGCTCACTGTCGCGGATCACGGATGCGGGATGGAACCGCAGGTGCTTGCCCGGATCTTCGATCCATTTTTCACGACCAAGGAAGTAGGGAAGGGAACGGGCCTCGGCCTTTCAACCATTCACGGGATCATCAAGCAACACGAAGGCTGGGTGGATGTCACCAGTGAGATGGGGCACGGCTCGCAGTTTCAGATTCATTTGCCCGCGTGCGAAGGGACTGCGACGCAGCGTGCGCTTCAGGTTGAGCAAAGGCTGCCCGATCCGGGCAAGGGGGAAACCGTGCTTGTGGTGGAAGACGAGGTGGCGGTGCGGGAACTCGCGTGTTCAGCGCTTCAGAAACGCGGTTACCAGGTGCTCAAGGCGAGCAACGGCCCGGAAGCGGTCACGGTCTGGGAGCGCAGCAAGAATCCCGTTCACCTGCTGCTCACCGACATGATCATGCCGTGCGGAATGACTGGCGGAGAACTGGCGAAGGCGCTGCAGGGCCGAAATGACAGCCTAAAAGTGTTGTTCACCAGCGGTTACAGCCCCGAAATACTTCGCAAGGACGCCATGTTCGTCCAGGGAATCAATTTCCTGCCGAAGCCCTACGATTTTCCCACGCTGTTGAAAGCCGTGCGGATTTGCCTCGATGGCGGGAAGTTCTGCCTTCCCCCCACCACGCCGGAATCAGTGGCGGTAAAATAA
- a CDS encoding ferredoxin: protein MADVANKYPENTAGKYYVDNQCIDCDLCRETAPDNFKRNDDGGYSFVYKQPENDEEEARCKEAKEGCPVEAIGDNG, encoded by the coding sequence ATGGCTGATGTAGCAAACAAGTACCCGGAGAACACGGCAGGCAAGTATTACGTCGACAACCAGTGCATCGACTGCGATTTGTGTCGCGAAACGGCGCCGGATAATTTCAAGCGCAACGATGACGGCGGCTATTCTTTCGTGTACAAGCAGCCTGAAAACGACGAGGAAGAAGCACGTTGCAAAGAAGCCAAGGAAGGCTGCCCGGTCGAGGCGATCGGCGACAACGGCTAA
- a CDS encoding sugar-binding protein, which yields MKTLNVIKLTLLLAAFACLAPALRGATPSELLQRGLYAEEVEGDLKAAITNYAEVAGAANATRPQIAQALYRQGMCYLKVKDEAGARTSLQKLAADYSDQTELVDKARLVLEDLTNFDPATLMPVNTLLYLELGSPGRQIETLVTMLKGTPYENPLAAMGGRPANESQPSPANLIAALLNPSMLAEFKKIRSSAIGITSFSQHGPPSCVAVLYPGKSDALRGILLAALGMAGKPASSIEGMNVVLIQDMVGVAYDDKVIIATQPAKELGWSVKQYKGTLKQPTLASRNDVFSKLTRKQRQEDVLTLWMKTDEAYAKALELIPPDDVPKEMLTANAFADFKNMDCMTLSFSLRDDGIGCNVRTLYKASHQSLAFGLIHTPNLNPRALDVVPAGAIAFASFALNGPDSAQVAAAQNRIQQVTGLDLGREVFANLQQVTLFLMPPGSKQTDPKLALIESLGIALTSRNPGQTRDLLARMFSIPNLIHTGEANAAAGKFQMTPAGQANEVFAYLEQVNGTTLVTASKQVLDSASASLRAGKSARTSGPLAKSIASIQPTAAKVLMANAGGLVDLLAQNSDPGNMSAAKQQELEVQVKALAQAVASTTVQLRSDEQPNELALSISVEGLPPLHEIMGPINTISRISEEAAAEARSTMLRQQMPAVVAPVASAPAIDGEVDAVWAQGGAHVLSKAVFEKPANGSDLAAQYRTLWDENNLYFLVEVTDDILRRDHDEANWFQDDGVEIYIDATNAKRTDYGSTDYHYSFRWNSGSLDMREARHQRTQGVQSAMVKTASGYRLEVRFPWATLGAKPSSGAQFGLDVHINDNDSGKRDSKVVWRDGTDLAYMRPELFGNAVLGGMIGWWKFDEEQGTAMDSSGGNHNGTPVGEVQRKPGRLGRAIDLNGKGFVQVPAKEAFNLASQVTVACWMNLRSVSTGWMAVVSKGDTSWRLSTVDLEPRLHFSVHGHWEGNSRLDSASLIAPNEWHHVAAVYSGEEMSLYIDGKRAAVQPRTGPMGQNAFDVLIGDNAEQKGRGFNGLLDDVRVYNYALPETEIVSLAKIP from the coding sequence ATGAAAACATTGAACGTGATCAAACTGACGCTGCTCCTCGCCGCCTTCGCGTGCCTCGCTCCAGCGCTTCGCGGTGCCACCCCAAGCGAACTGCTCCAGCGCGGCCTTTATGCCGAGGAAGTCGAGGGCGATCTCAAGGCTGCCATCACGAACTACGCTGAAGTCGCAGGTGCGGCGAATGCCACGCGCCCCCAGATCGCGCAAGCCCTTTACCGGCAGGGCATGTGTTACCTGAAGGTGAAGGATGAAGCCGGCGCACGGACTTCTCTCCAAAAATTGGCCGCCGATTATTCCGACCAGACCGAGCTTGTCGACAAAGCACGCCTCGTCCTGGAGGACCTTACCAATTTCGATCCCGCCACCCTCATGCCGGTCAATACGCTCCTCTACCTGGAGTTGGGCAGCCCGGGTCGCCAGATTGAAACCCTTGTGACAATGCTCAAGGGAACGCCTTACGAAAATCCGCTGGCTGCCATGGGAGGCAGACCTGCAAACGAAAGCCAGCCTTCACCGGCGAACCTGATCGCCGCACTGCTTAATCCCAGCATGCTGGCGGAGTTCAAAAAAATACGAAGCTCCGCAATCGGCATCACGAGCTTCAGCCAGCACGGTCCTCCTTCGTGCGTCGCGGTGCTCTATCCGGGCAAGAGTGATGCGCTCAGGGGAATCCTGCTCGCAGCACTTGGAATGGCGGGCAAGCCCGCAAGTTCCATCGAGGGAATGAACGTGGTGCTGATCCAGGACATGGTGGGAGTGGCCTATGATGACAAGGTGATCATTGCAACGCAGCCGGCGAAGGAACTCGGCTGGAGCGTCAAGCAATACAAAGGCACGCTCAAGCAACCCACTCTGGCGTCGCGAAACGACGTATTCTCAAAGCTCACGCGCAAACAGAGGCAGGAGGATGTCCTTACGCTGTGGATGAAGACCGACGAAGCGTATGCAAAAGCACTGGAACTCATTCCGCCCGACGATGTTCCCAAAGAAATGCTGACCGCCAATGCGTTCGCCGATTTCAAGAACATGGATTGCATGACGCTGTCGTTCTCGCTTCGAGACGACGGCATTGGCTGCAACGTGCGAACGCTCTATAAAGCCAGCCACCAATCCCTGGCATTCGGCCTGATCCACACCCCAAACCTGAATCCGCGTGCGCTAGATGTGGTTCCTGCGGGCGCTATTGCATTTGCGAGCTTTGCGCTGAACGGACCGGATTCGGCGCAGGTTGCGGCAGCCCAGAACCGCATCCAGCAAGTCACGGGTCTTGACCTTGGTCGCGAGGTATTCGCCAACCTGCAACAAGTGACGTTGTTCCTCATGCCGCCGGGAAGCAAACAAACGGATCCCAAGCTCGCGTTGATAGAATCTCTGGGAATTGCGCTCACAAGCCGTAATCCAGGCCAGACCCGCGACCTGCTGGCGCGCATGTTCAGCATTCCAAATTTGATTCATACAGGCGAAGCAAACGCCGCGGCGGGAAAGTTTCAAATGACTCCCGCTGGCCAGGCCAACGAAGTCTTTGCCTATCTCGAACAGGTGAACGGCACAACGTTGGTCACCGCAAGCAAACAGGTTCTCGACAGCGCGTCGGCCTCGTTGCGCGCCGGTAAATCGGCGAGAACAAGCGGTCCGCTGGCAAAGTCTATCGCCTCGATTCAACCCACCGCGGCGAAGGTGCTGATGGCGAATGCGGGCGGCCTCGTGGACCTGCTGGCGCAGAATTCGGATCCGGGCAACATGAGCGCCGCAAAACAGCAGGAGCTTGAAGTTCAGGTGAAGGCACTGGCCCAGGCCGTTGCCAGCACCACGGTTCAATTGCGCTCGGACGAACAGCCAAATGAACTGGCCTTGTCCATCAGCGTGGAAGGCCTCCCGCCCCTGCACGAAATCATGGGCCCGATCAATACGATCTCTCGAATCAGCGAGGAAGCTGCCGCAGAGGCGCGGTCCACAATGCTGCGCCAGCAGATGCCGGCCGTCGTTGCGCCTGTTGCGTCCGCGCCTGCGATCGATGGCGAAGTGGATGCCGTTTGGGCGCAGGGCGGCGCGCATGTGTTGAGCAAAGCCGTCTTCGAAAAGCCTGCGAATGGCAGCGACCTCGCCGCGCAATACAGGACGCTGTGGGACGAGAACAACCTCTACTTCCTTGTGGAGGTGACGGACGACATTCTGCGCCGCGATCACGACGAAGCGAACTGGTTCCAGGACGACGGCGTGGAAATCTACATCGACGCAACCAACGCAAAGCGGACGGACTATGGATCAACCGATTACCATTACAGTTTCCGCTGGAATTCCGGCTCCCTCGACATGCGGGAAGCCAGGCACCAGCGCACGCAAGGGGTTCAATCGGCGATGGTCAAGACGGCCTCAGGATACCGCCTCGAGGTCCGGTTTCCCTGGGCTACCCTCGGCGCCAAACCGTCGTCCGGCGCTCAATTCGGGCTCGACGTTCACATCAATGACAACGATTCAGGCAAGCGCGATTCAAAGGTCGTCTGGCGCGACGGGACCGATCTGGCTTACATGCGTCCGGAGTTGTTTGGCAACGCGGTCCTGGGTGGGATGATCGGCTGGTGGAAATTCGATGAGGAACAGGGAACCGCGATGGACAGCAGCGGGGGCAATCACAATGGAACGCCGGTGGGCGAAGTTCAACGGAAGCCCGGCAGGCTGGGACGCGCGATTGACTTGAATGGCAAAGGATTCGTGCAGGTCCCGGCAAAGGAAGCTTTCAATCTTGCAAGCCAGGTGACGGTCGCGTGCTGGATGAACCTGCGCTCTGTTTCAACCGGCTGGATGGCCGTCGTGAGCAAGGGCGACACCTCATGGCGATTGTCCACGGTCGATCTCGAACCGCGCCTGCATTTCAGCGTTCATGGGCATTGGGAAGGCAATTCGCGGCTGGACAGCGCCAGCCTGATTGCACCTAACGAATGGCACCACGTCGCTGCAGTTTACAGCGGCGAGGAGATGAGCCTGTACATCGATGGCAAACGCGCCGCGGTTCAGCCGCGGACGGGTCCCATGGGACAGAACGCATTTGACGTTCTGATCGGTGACAACGCCGAACAGAAGGGCCGCGGGTTTAACGGGCTCCTGGATGACGTGCGGGTTTATAATTATGCCTTGCCTGAAACGGAAATTGTTTCCCTTGCGAAGATTCCCTGA
- a CDS encoding response regulator transcription factor, which translates to METVLIIEDDPTMSIALKDNFEFKGYRVFTAMDGDAGLKLALNAQPDLIVLDVMLPRINGYELCRLVREQKIQVPIIMLTAKGEESDIILGLNLGADDYLTKPFSVRELLARAAALLRRVRKETPDVFEFGGFKLDSAARRLTCGGREVELSPKEFKLLEFFTRKPGRALTRDEILNAVWGYDCLVTTRSIDRFVTTLRNKIESDPANPCFIHTIRQIGYRFEAESNKSTAARP; encoded by the coding sequence ATGGAAACCGTTTTAATCATTGAAGACGATCCGACGATGTCGATCGCTCTCAAGGACAACTTCGAGTTCAAGGGCTATCGGGTTTTCACGGCCATGGATGGAGACGCGGGGTTGAAGCTCGCCCTCAATGCACAACCCGACCTGATCGTTCTGGATGTCATGCTCCCGCGAATCAACGGGTACGAACTCTGCCGATTGGTCCGCGAACAGAAGATTCAGGTGCCGATCATCATGCTGACAGCGAAAGGGGAGGAATCGGACATCATCCTGGGGCTTAACCTCGGCGCGGATGATTACCTCACGAAGCCATTCAGCGTGCGCGAATTGCTGGCCCGCGCCGCGGCCCTGCTGCGGCGGGTTCGAAAGGAAACGCCGGACGTGTTTGAATTTGGCGGTTTCAAATTGGACTCTGCAGCGCGGCGCCTGACGTGCGGCGGACGCGAAGTTGAGTTATCGCCCAAGGAATTCAAGCTGCTGGAATTCTTCACGCGGAAACCCGGGCGGGCCCTCACGCGCGATGAAATTCTGAACGCGGTGTGGGGTTACGATTGTCTCGTGACGACCCGCAGCATCGACCGCTTTGTCACCACGCTGCGGAACAAGATTGAATCTGATCCCGCCAACCCGTGCTTCATCCATACCATCCGCCAGATCGGCTACCGGTTTGAGGCCGAGAGCAACAAAAGCACGGCGGCCCGCCCGTGA
- a CDS encoding HAMP domain-containing sensor histidine kinase: protein MIPNRNIQIRWLALLTVAVLLPTVSLLWFMSRVVANERLVIQQKVAGLYQDRIAAAGARVKESLEEITAILDSNSSNPYVALRSLVSSNAVQGLVLHDSAGGILYPRVSGLAGDDVSSEHALAVPWELELGKQQFAQAAEAYERLQGHADPSIAIAARLGRARCLVRLERLEESIEVAETAAFPNVQALDTASRMSVQRARLFLVNVLSRYSEGESHRTLQRRLLESLLGEIFNIEDSHPILSPAQNVFLAHRVLHILKELGADPDATRELQEWIRAEERSLTAAANLDSMLHRKAQSFPVLVEGEKLHALETTTRSGSALLLLNTNGLAQLFASYRDVLSEQGSAFEIFDSGGAVIVRSGGVSSPAFTTATLPDPFGGWKIALHFQDGDVFERAAQRQITTYLWTGALVILLILVAAALATQAIGRQIRLNQMKNNFIATVSHELKTPLASMRVLVDTLLEGNVRDDSQARQYLRMTARENERLSRLIDRFLTFSRMERNKAAFNCVAVDAADIVNDAMESLQTKFADARCPVELSVSPGLPQVIADRDAMVTVLVNLLENACKYSGSHKRIGLTVSAEAGSVSFAVSDNGIGLHRRHLRRIFDRFYQVDNSLARQVEGCGLGLSIVKFIVDGHKGRVTVKSQPGEGSTFTVQIPAALPSPARANAALCHRG from the coding sequence ATGATCCCGAATCGCAACATCCAGATCCGCTGGCTCGCGCTGCTCACGGTGGCTGTGCTGCTGCCCACCGTGAGCCTGCTCTGGTTCATGAGCCGCGTCGTTGCCAACGAGCGGCTCGTGATCCAGCAGAAGGTTGCGGGATTATACCAGGATCGAATCGCTGCCGCGGGCGCGCGCGTCAAGGAATCGCTGGAGGAGATCACCGCGATCCTCGATTCCAACAGCAGCAATCCCTATGTGGCCCTGCGTTCGCTCGTGTCGTCCAATGCAGTGCAGGGGCTTGTGTTGCACGATTCGGCTGGCGGGATTCTTTACCCGCGCGTGAGCGGTTTGGCAGGGGACGACGTTTCTTCGGAACATGCACTCGCCGTGCCGTGGGAATTGGAACTCGGAAAGCAGCAGTTCGCGCAGGCGGCCGAGGCGTATGAAAGATTGCAGGGCCACGCCGACCCTTCGATTGCTATCGCAGCCCGGCTCGGGCGCGCTCGTTGCCTCGTTCGCCTTGAACGGCTGGAGGAATCCATTGAGGTTGCGGAAACGGCTGCCTTCCCGAACGTGCAAGCACTCGATACGGCAAGTCGCATGTCGGTACAACGCGCACGTTTGTTTCTCGTCAACGTCCTGAGCCGATATTCCGAGGGCGAGTCGCATCGCACCCTCCAACGCCGGCTGCTCGAATCGCTGTTGGGAGAGATTTTCAACATTGAAGATTCCCATCCGATCCTCTCGCCCGCTCAAAACGTGTTCCTCGCGCACCGCGTGCTGCACATTTTGAAGGAACTGGGGGCAGACCCGGACGCGACGCGCGAACTGCAGGAGTGGATCAGGGCTGAGGAACGTTCCCTCACAGCCGCGGCCAACCTGGATTCAATGCTTCATCGAAAGGCCCAAAGTTTTCCCGTGCTTGTCGAAGGCGAGAAGTTGCACGCGCTTGAAACCACGACCCGAAGCGGCTCGGCGCTGCTCTTGCTGAACACGAACGGGCTCGCACAGCTGTTCGCGTCGTATCGCGATGTGCTGAGCGAGCAGGGATCCGCATTTGAGATTTTCGACAGTGGTGGAGCCGTGATCGTGCGAAGCGGGGGTGTGAGCAGCCCCGCGTTTACCACGGCCACTTTGCCCGATCCGTTCGGCGGATGGAAAATTGCGCTGCACTTTCAGGACGGCGATGTCTTTGAGCGGGCGGCGCAGCGGCAGATTACAACGTATCTCTGGACGGGCGCATTGGTCATCCTGCTGATCCTGGTCGCAGCCGCCCTTGCGACACAGGCAATCGGCCGTCAAATTCGTTTAAACCAGATGAAGAACAACTTCATTGCCACGGTTTCACATGAACTAAAAACGCCCCTGGCGTCGATGCGCGTCCTTGTGGATACTCTGCTGGAAGGCAACGTGCGGGACGACTCCCAGGCGCGCCAGTACCTGCGGATGACCGCGCGGGAAAATGAGCGCCTCAGCCGGTTGATCGATCGTTTCCTGACCTTCTCGCGCATGGAGCGCAACAAAGCTGCATTCAACTGTGTCGCAGTGGATGCTGCCGATATCGTCAACGATGCCATGGAATCCCTGCAGACCAAGTTCGCGGACGCGCGCTGCCCGGTGGAGCTCAGTGTCTCGCCCGGTTTGCCGCAGGTCATCGCAGACCGAGATGCGATGGTTACTGTCCTGGTTAACCTGCTGGAGAACGCCTGCAAGTACAGCGGAAGCCACAAGCGAATCGGGCTCACGGTTTCTGCCGAAGCGGGAAGCGTCTCGTTCGCCGTCTCGGATAATGGCATAGGATTGCATCGACGCCATCTGCGCCGGATCTTCGATCGCTTTTACCAGGTCGACAACTCGCTCGCCCGGCAGGTGGAGGGATGCGGCCTGGGACTCAGCATTGTCAAATTCATCGTGGACGGGCATAAAGGCCGCGTGACGGTGAAAAGCCAACCCGGCGAAGGAAGCACTTTTACTGTGCAGATTCCGGCGGCGTTGCCGTCCCCGGCCCGCGCGAATGCGGCACTGTGCCATCGAGGTTGA